CTCCATATATTTTTTTTTCTTCATTAGCCATAGCTGCTACTGATGAATTTTTACTAGTTGCAAGCAATAAAAAGCCATCTGGCAATTTTGTAACTGTATCTCCATGACTCATCCAAACCTTTACTTCATTATTTAATGGCAAACCATAAAATAATTTTGTTTCTTTTAAAATTTGGATTGTTGCTAAGCCATATTCTCTTTTTTCACCACTTTCAATCTTTCCTCCTAAAAGGAAGGCTATAAGTTGAAGCCCATAACAAATGCCAAGTATTGGTATATTTAAAGAAAATACCTCCTTATCACATGTTGGAGCATCAGGGGCTAATACACTTGCAGGCCCTCCACTTAAGATAATACCCTTTGGATTAAATTGTTTTATCTTTTCTATTGAATAATCATAAGGCTGTATTTCTGAATATACTCCCAGCTCCCTTATACGTCTGGCAATAAGCTGAGTATATTGGGAACCAAAATCTAAAATAAGGATTTTATCCATCAGACCCCTCTCTCTAATTGATAATTGGGTGCTTCTCTTACAATAATTACATCATGCACATGGCTTTCTCGTAAGCCTGCTGTAGTAATCTTTACAAATTTTGCCTTAGTTTGAAGTTCTTTAATATTGCGACAACCAAGATAACCCATACCTGCACGCAATCCTCCTACTAATTGATAAACAATGCCTGCCAAAGGTCCACGATAAGGCACCCTTCCTTCTATCCCTTCTGGAACAAATTTAGTAGATGGAATAGATTCTTCTAAAGTATATTTAAATTCTTTTGTCTCAAGACTTTGCATGTACCTATCACTAAATCCCTCTTTTAAAGCACCAAGCGATCCCATTCCTCTATACAATTTATACGTCCTGCCTTGATATAAAATAGTTTCACCTGGACTTTCTTCTGTGCCAGCAAAGAGGCTGCCAATCATAACGGCATTTGCCCCTGCTGCAATTGCTTTAGTAATATCACCAGAGAATTTAATACCTCCATCAGCAATAATTGGTATATTATACTTTCTTCCTGCTTTAACAGCATCCATAATAGCTGTAATTTGTGGTACACCAACTCCAGCAACTACTCTAGTAGTACAAATGGAGCCAGGTCCTACTCCTACTTTTACGGCATCAGCACCAGCTTTTATTAAACTTTCAGCTCCTTCTTCAGTTGCAACATTACCAGCAATTACTTCTACATCAGGAAAATTAGCTTTTATAGATCTTACTGTTTCAATTACTTTTTTAGAATGACCATGTGCGACATCTATTACTACTACATCCACATGTGCTTTAATTAAGGCATCAAGTCTTTTTTCCCAATCTGGTCCTACACCAATAGCTGCACCTACCCGCAGCCTTCCTAATTCATCTTTACAGGCATTAGGGTATTTTTTTAACTTCATAATATCTTTAATAGTAATCAATCCACAAAGGTTTCCTTTTTCATCTACAACTAATAATTTTTCAATTCTATGTTTATGTAAAATTTCTTTAGCCTGCTCAAGGCTAATGCCAGGACGTACTGTAATAAGATTTTCTTTTGTCATTACCTCTTCTACCGTTTTTTCTAAATTAGTTTCAAAACGTAAGTCTCTATTAGTAACAATTCCTACAAGTTTTTTCCCTCTTACTACTGGAACACCAGAAATTCTATATTCCTTCATAATTTCAAGTACTTTATAAATCTTCTGTTCAGGTTCAACTGTAACAGGATCAACAATCATACCACTTTCAGATTTTTTTACTTTTTCCACTTCAAGAGCCTGTTTTTCAATAGACATATTGCGATGGATAATACCGATACCACCTTCTCTGGCTAAACTAATAGCTGTGCGAGCTTCTGTTACAGTATCCATAGCTGCACTTAAAATAGGAATATTAAGACGAATGCGAGGTGTTAAATATGTAGAAACATCTACTTCTTTTGGCAACACTTCAGAATATGCTGGCACTAATAAAACATCATCAAATGTTAAAGCTTCTTTTATATCCATTGTTTTTTCCCCCTATAAAATAATTTTTAAATTTTTTTTCTTGCTAATTTTTTCAAGATAATCTATAAGAATACCTTCAAGGAGACCTCCTTCACTTACTATCAATGTATCCTTTTGAAATATATTGAATAATGCTAGAACAATAATAGAGCCACCTAATATAACTTCTTCTCTACCTGATTCAAGACCTGGTATAAGACATCTTTTTTTAGCAGGCAATTTTTTTAAATTATTAAATATTTCTAAGACTCGATTCTTTGATAAAATATGTCCATTAATTAAACGAGGTTGATAAACATCCATTTTTAAATCTATGGCAGCTAATGTAGAAATTGTCCCAGCTGTACCAACAAGTATTTCTGGAGAAGGAATATTTAAATTATATATTTTTTCTTCAGTTAATTTAAATGCTCTATTTATTTCTTCTAAAGAAGGTGGGTCATGTTTTAAAAACTGACATGTAAGCCAAGTAGCTCCGATAGGTAGGCTTAAAGCTATTTTTTTAGCTGGCCAAATAAATTCTGTGCTACCTCCTCCGACATCAACAATCAAACTTTTTGTTTTTTCCACTTCTAATGTAGAAAATACTCCTTTAGCTGTTAAAATTGCTTCTATTTCACCATTTACGACTTTTATTTCAAGCCCAGTCTTTTTTTGTATAGTTTCAATAATTTTTTGACTATTGTCTGCCTGTCTTAAGATGGCTGTAGCTATTGCTTGATATCCTTTTACTTTGTGTAATTGCATAATTTTTGTAAAATTTTTTAAAGTTTTAATTAAAAAATTTATTCCAGTTTCAGTAATATTATTACCATCAAAATAAAATCCTAATTTTGTTATTGATCTTTTTCTAAATAAAGGTCTAAGCTTATTATTTTCAAAAGAAACAATTAATAATCTAGTTGTATGAGTACCTAAGTCTATGGAAGCATAAGGAGAAGCCATAAAGATTAAATAACAAATAAGATAGTCTAGGGCAACTCCTTGCCCTTTAAAAAAAGAAATGCTAGAAATGGCACATGTCAGTGATTGAAAAAATTATTTCTCACAAGAGAAAAGAAATAGAGCAATTAAAAAAGGATAAACCATTAGATAAGATAGTAACTTCTTTTAATCTTTATCCTAATCGAAAATTTTCAGCAGCTATATCTCAAAATAATAAAATAAATATTATTGCTGAATTAAAAAAGGCATCACCTAGTTTGGGTATTATTAGAGCAGACTTTGATCCAATAAATATTGCTCACATTTATGAAGAAGGTGGTGCTGTTGCTATTTCTGTTTTAACAGAAAAAAAATTCTTTTGTGGAGATATTTCTTTTTTACCTGATGTAAAAATGGCAGTAAATCTTCCTATCTTACGAAAGGATTTTATTATTGATTCTTATCAAATTTATGAGTCTAAACTTTATGGTGCGGATGCTATTTTGCTTATTACTTCAATTTTGTCTTTAAATAAATTGAAAGAATTTATTACTTTAATATATGATTTGGGTATGGAGGCTTTAGTAGAAATTCATAATGAAGCAGATTTAGAAAAAGCATTAAAAGCAGATGCAAAAATTATTGGTATTAATAATCGTGATTTAAAAACTTTAAAAGTTGATTTAAAAACCTCTTTAAAATTGGTTTCTAAAATACCAAAAGAAAAGATTAAAGTTGCTGAAAGTGGTATTAATAATTCAAAAGATATTTTAACTTTAAAAAATGCTGGCTTTCAAGCTTTTTTAATTGGGACATCCTTTATGAAAGCTAAAGATATTAAAGCAAAACTTAAAGAATTTTTAACAATATGCGAATAAAAGTGAAAATTTGTGGTTTAACAAGGTTAGAAGATGCTTTTTTTGCAACTTCTCTTGGTGCTCATGCTTTAGGATTTATTTTTTATTCTAAAAGTCCTCGTTATATTAATCCAGAAAAAGCAAAAGAGATTATTGATCAATTACCTCCTTTTGTGCAAGTGGTGGGTGTATTTGTTAATGAAGAGAAAGAAAAAATTAAAAAGATAGCTCAATTTTGTAATTTAAATCTTATTCAGCTTCATGGCAATGAAAGTCCAGAGTTTTGTGAGACATTGGGTTTGCCTTGTATTAAAGCATTTTCTGTTAAAGATAAAGAGAGTTTGAAGTTTTTATCTGTTTATAAAGGTAAAGTTAAAGGGATATTGCTTGATACTTACAAAAAAGGTAAATTTGGTGGAACTGGTGAGACATTTGATTGGAATTTGGCTATAGAGGCAAAGGCACTTGGAATGCCTTTAATTCTTGCCGGCGGATTAAAACCAGAAAATGTAAAAAAGGCAATAAATATAGTGAAACCATTTGCTATAGATGTAAATAGTGGTATAGAAAAAGCACCTGGGATTAAGGATAAATATTTAATGGAAAGGTTATTTAAGGAAATACAAGATGAAATTGCCTGATAGAAAGGGACATTTTGGGATTTATGGTGGTAAATATGTACCTGAAACTCTTATGCCCCTTTTGACTGAGTTAGAAAGGGCTTATAAAGAGGCAAAAAAAGATAAAAATTTTAAAAAAACTCTTCAATATTATTTAACTACTTATGCTGGACGCCCTACTCCACTCTATTTTGCTAAAAATTTAACAGAATATTTGGGTGGAGCTAAAATTTATTTAAAAAGAGAAGATCTTACTCATACTGGTGCCCACAAAATTAACAATACCATTGGTCAAGCCCTTTTGGCTAAAAGGATGGGGAAAAAAAGAGTAATTGCTGAAACAGGAGCAGGTCAACATGGTGTAGCTACTGCTACAGCTTGTGCTCTTTTAGGATTAGAATGTGTGATTTATATGGGTGAAGAAGATACACGTCGCCAGGCAATGAATGTTTTTCGGATGAAACTTCTTGGTGCTGATGTAATTACTGTTAGACAAGGCACTTGTACTTTAAAAGATGCCATTAATGAAGCTATAAGAGATTGGGTAACAAATGTACGTACAACTTATTATTTAATTGGCTCAGTAGTAGGACCTCATCCTTATCCTATGATAGTTAGGGATTTTCAAAGCATTATTGGACAAGAAACTAAGCAACAGATTTTAAAAATAGAAGGACGTCTGCCAGATTATATTATTGCCTGTGTAGGTGGGGGCAGTAATGCTATGGGAATATTTTATCCTTTCAGAAAGGAAAAAATAAAACTTATTGGCGTTGAGGCAGCTGGTTTGGGTTTAGATAAAGGTATGCATTCAGCTACTTTATGTGCTGGAAAGCCTGGAATTTTGCATGGAGCAATGAGTTATCTATTACAAACAGAAGATGGACAGATTCAACCAACACACTCTATTGCTCCTGGTCTTGATTATCCTGGAGTAGGTCCAGAACATAGTTATTTTAAAGATAAAAAACTAGCTTTTTATGATACTATTACAGATGAAGAAGCATTAGAAGCATTTCATCTATTATCTCGTATAGAAGGGATTATTCCTGCTTTAGAAAGTGCACATGCTGTTGCTTATGCTACAAAACTTGCTTCAAAATTAGATAAAGAAAAAATTATTATTATTAATCTTTCAGGTAGAGGAGATAAGGATTTAGAAATAGTTTTTAAGAGAGTTAAAGAAGGAAATGAAAACCATTAAGCAAGTTTTTCGCAATTTAAAGAAACAAGGGCGCCGTGCTTTAATTCCCTATATTACTGCCGGTGACCCAGATTTAGAAACTACAAAAAGGTTAATTTTAACTGTTGCCCAATCCGGTGGGGATATTTTAGAGTTGGGAGTACCTTTTTCTGATCCATTGGCAGATGGCCCTACCATTCAAGCTGCCTCACAGAGAGCTTTAAAAAGTGGCACAAATCTTAAAGAAATTTTAAAATTGATTAAAGAAATCAGGCCTCATACAGAAATACCTATTGTATTGATGAGTTACTATAATCCTCTTTTGCAATATGGCTTAGAAAGATTAGCTCAAGAAGCAGTTAAGGCTGGGATAAATGGTTTTATTGTTCCTGATTTAACTCCAGAAGAAGCAGATAAATGGATTAAAATTTGTCGGATTTATCATTTAGACACTATCTTTCTTATCGCTCCTACTACACCTCTGAGTCGAGCGCGAAAGATAGTTCAAAAGAGCCAGGGCTTTATTTACTATGTCTCTGTTACTGGAGTTACTGGTGCAAGGGATAAACTCCCATCAGATATAATACAAAATTTAAATCAATTAAAACGAATTACAAAAAAACCTATTGCTGTTGGATTTGGCATTTCATCTCCTGAACATGTGAAAATGCTTATTCATTATGCTGACGGTATTATTGTAGGCAGTGCTATTGTAAAAATTATAGGAAATTCAAAAAATACAAATCAAATTTTAAAAAAAGTAAGTACATTTATTAAATCCCTTTCTCAAGCTACAAAGTTATAACATTTTCAATTTTATTCTGAATAATTAACTTAAAAAAGACGAAATTAATTAAAATGAGAAAACTATTTATGTTATTTCTTCTTTTTACAATATTCTTATCAAAGGGAGAGTGTAACTCTGATTTTAATCGTCTTAAAGAAAGATTGATTGCTGATGGATTTGATAAAAAAATAATTGAAAAATTTTATTCCCATCCTAAAGCTAAATTTTTACCACAAGTAATAAAAATATACTCAACATATCGTGAAAGTAAATTAAATTATAAGCATTTTTTAAATAAATGTTTTATCTTTATGGGTCAAAAATATTTAAAACAATATCAAAATACATTTTCTAAGGTATATAAACAATATGGTGTTGATCCAAATATTATTGTTGCTTTGCTTATCATAGAAACAAAGCTTGGTACATATAATGGTAAATATACTGTCTTTAACGTGCTTTCTAGTTTAGCAATTTCAGAAAAATTTAAAAAAAGAGCAAAATGGGCATATAAAGAACTTAAGGCTTTTCTAAGATATGTAATAAAATATAACTTGGACCCATTTTCTATCAAAGGTTCCTTTGCTGGTGCGTTTGGTATACCACAATTTATGCCTTCTAGTTTATGGAAATTTGGTCAAGATGGTGATGATGATGGCATTATTGATTTATATAATCATCATGATGCCATTATGAGTGTAGCAAATTATTTAAAAGCCTCTGGTTGGAAAGAAGATTTAAGTGAGGAAGAAAAGAAAAAAGTTTTGCTTCACTATAACTGGAGCATTTATTATGTAAACACAGTTTTAGAACTATCTAAAAAGTTAAAGAATTCTCAATATCTTTCTTCATCACAGACAAAAAGTTATACTAAATTTTGAACAACACTAGGTCAAAGAAAATTTATTTTTCATTTTTCAATCTTTCGTGAATTAATTGAGCTACTCTTTCGCCAGAAAGGAGCATTCCCCCAAATATAGGCCCCATACGGTAAGAGCCAAAAGTGGCATTAGCAGCCATTCCAGCAACAAAAACACCGGGATATGCTTCTTTTGTATTTTCTACTGTATTAGTTTCAGCAATCTCTGCCCAAAGAGACATTTCTCCCATAATCTTTCCAGTGGGCGTAAACAATTTACCTTCTGTTTTTCGTTCTATTACTTTAATGACTTCTGTATCATGACCAGTAGCATCAACAATATAGCGAGCATGGATTACTAATGGGTCAACATGTAATCCTGTAGTTTCTACAGGAGACCAATTAATGACCAACCCACAAACCCTATTTTCTCTTACTACTACATCTTCAACAGATATACAATTAAATATTTTTACTCCTACCTGACATGCCCTAGCACAAATAACAGTAGCAGCTTCGATGGCATCAGCTGTAAAATAATCTTCTTCATAATGTACATTATTTACACCAAATTCATCAAGGATGCGTTTTGCCTTTTTCTGTACCACAATTTGATTAAACATCATTCCTCCACCCCACATCCCACCACCAATACTCAATTTCCTTTCAAAAATGGCTACTTTATAGCCCTCTTTTGCCAAGTAATAAGACGCTACCATCCCTGAAGGCCCAGCTCCAACGATGGCTACATCCAAATCAAGACAACTTTTTAATTTTTCCATAAATCTTTCAATAATTGCCTGCGTAATTTTTATTTCATTTAATGGCATTTTTTCCTCCTTTATGTCATATTTTCCTCTTCCATCAGAATAATTGCTCCATAAGCGCATACAGAGAGGCAATGTTTACAACCAATACATCTTTCTTCAATAAATGAAACATGCATAGTTTCTCTATTAACAACAAAACACTGGCCAGGACAGCCAGGTACACAAGCAGTACAATGTACACATCTTTCTTCCAACCACTTAATACCCTCAATAACTGGGCGTATTTCTACTTTTAAACTGGCAAGATAATTCATCGCTTCTCTTAAATTTTCTTCTTCTCCTTCTACTTCTACAGTCAATTTACCTTTTTTTCCTGGGGTAACACTTGCCTTCAAGATGTTAATGACTAAGTGGTAATCATGTATAAGATGGTAAGTAATTGGTTGTTCTACAACCTGTGGAGGAAAGACCAAAAGATATTTTCTTTTAACCATAACTTACTCCAAGTTCTTCCAAACTAACAGAAGGTTGAGTAAGAGTAAAACGGCCTTCTTTAATCCAACGCTTTAATATTTCTGCCACTTCCCTTGCTCTTGCATAGCTAGAAAGACTACCAGTAGGTACTTTTTTGCCTCCAATTTCTACTTCTCCTGATTGTAACTCTGCATAAGTTACTTCTTCTAAAACTTCTTCTTTACCTTGAGGATAAGCTTCACCATAATCCACTACAGGCATATGGATATCTTCATTAGTTACTAAAGTATAATAAAGAATTTCTTCATCTAATAAAGGGATGGGTATACCTACACCAACAGCCAAACTTACTCCATAGCCTTTTAATGAAACCCCTCTTAACCAATAACTATTCATCTGTTTTAAATTGCCAATAAGTGCTAATGTTCCAGCAGGACGAGTAGGAATGCCTTTGTTTGTTCGTGGTACCTTACTACGGTGTTGAGTACCATACCAAATAACATAGCCTATTCCACCACCAAGAAAAATACGTGTGCCAATACCAATAGTTTTACCATAAGGATCATTGAAAAGAGGAGAAAGTTGTCCTGCTGTAGCATAATTGGCATTTCCTAATCTAGGAAGTAAAACTCCCATATAAGTATAAAACACTTTATGAGATAGATTTACAGCAACATTATAATTCTGATATACATTGCGAGGATTTAATAAAAAAGCATTATTTAATGAATGAATGTTAATAAAACCAGTATATTCTGTACGAGGATAACAATGAGTGCCATAAGCATAGGCTTCTATTTTAATATCTTTTCCTGCTACTAATTCCTCAATTACATGTCCTCCACCATATTTAAACTCTCCAGGATAAACTTTATTTCTAGGGTCATCTTCAGGTAAAGCTGTAGCCCCTAAATAAATATCAGCTGCTGCCAATCCACAATAAGCAGGTACACTATTTAAATAAACCTCTCCTCCCCCTAGCTTCATCAAAGATACAGAAGATTTTAAATTTAATAAAATACCAGAAGAACACATAGGGCTAAAAGTACCAGTGGTTACTACATCTACTTCTTGAAGTGTCTTTTTAACACCTTTTTCTTTTACAACTTCTATAATTTCTTCTGCTGTAACTACCACTACTTTACCTTTTTTTATTTTAGCATTAATTTCTTCGATAGTTTTCATCTTTTGCCTCCAAAGTTCTACCTTTCTATAAATCAAACTCAAACTTGTCAAGTTTTTTCTCGATGTCGCCAAAGAGGGCCATAAGGTGTATCTATTATTTCTATGCCTTTAGATAAAAGAAAATTGCGTATAGCATCAGCCTTTACCCAATCTTTCCTTTTTCTTGCCTCCTCTCTTTCTCTAATCATACTCAACAATTCTTCATCAATATGTATAGGGGTAAAGTCCATAATATTTAACACCATATCAAGTTTTTTAAAACTTTTTAATATTTTTTCTTTATCTGATTGACTTAAACCTTGCTGCCAAAAGATAGGATTGATTTTATTAATAAAACTAAATATAGCAGCCAAGGCAGCAGATATATTTAAGTCATCATCCAATGCTTTAACAAAGCGTTGTTCCATCTCCTTTAAAATTTCTGAAGTTTTCTCATACCCTTTTCCATGAACAGGTTGATGTAAAAGTAAAATAAAATTGTTTAGGCGAGAAAGGCTTTGTTTTATAGCCTTTAATGCTTGATGAGAAAAATTAAGTGGCTTGCGATAATGGGTAGCTAAAAGAAAATATCTAATTTCCTTTTCAGTATAACCATCTTTTAAGAGATCAAAGACAGTAATATAATTACCAGCAGAACGAGACATTTTTTTCCCATCTACAAATACTAATTCAGTATGAATCCAATAATGGACAAATGGTTTACCAGTTAAAGCTTCAGCAATAGCAATTTCATTTTCATTATGTGGAAAAATTAAATCCTTACCACTTGTATGAATATCTATAGTTTTATCAAGATATTTTATAGCCATTGCTACACATTCTATATGCCAACCTGGTCTTACTTTTCCCCATTCGGTGTCATAAAAAATGCCAGCTTTCAATTCACTTAAAGTACATCGTTTGAAAAGTGTAAAATCTCTTGGGTCTTCTTTTTCATAACTATCTAAATCTACTGTTAAACCAACTTTTATTTTATTTAAGTTTATTCGGGAAAGTTTTCCATAATTTTTAAAGCGAGCAATATTAAAATAAACAGAATGGTGTTTTTCATAAGCATAACCCTTTTTTAAAAGCTCTTTTGTGATATTTACCATTTCTTCAATATGCTCACTAGCTTTTGGATAATGGTCTGCTGGTTTAATACCCAAGACTTTTGTCACTTTTAAAAACTCTTGTGTATAAAAAGAGGTTATTTCTTGTAAAGGTTTTCCTTCTTGCTGCGCTTTGTTTATGGTTTTATCATCTATATCAGTAATATTGACAATATGTTTTACTTTGATTCCTTTAAATTCTAAATATCTCCGCAATAAATCAGCTACTACTAAACGGCGACATACTCCTAAATGAGGAATATCATGGACAGTAGGACCACAGGTATACATGAGGATTTTTTCAGGAATAATAGGTTTTAAAAATTCCTTTTTACGAGTAAGAGTATTATAAAGACGTAAAGTAAGGGTTGGTTTTTCTATAAAAAGAGCAGTACTCAAATAACGTTCTCCACCATCAGGGAAAATTACTACAATTACTCCTCTATTTAAACTTTTAGCCTTTTCTAAAGCAGCAAACATAGCAGCTCCTGAACTAATACCTGCAAGTATTCCTTCTTCCTTAGCCAACTTGCGAGTTATACTTATAGCATCTTCAAGGCTTACATTTACTTTCTCGTCTAAAAAACGTTTATCATAAATCCCTGGGACATAAGATTCTTTTAAATTTTTAAGCCCTGGAATCTCTTCCCCAGGATATGGCTCTACTCCTACAATTTTAATATTTGGATTATATTCTTTAAGACGGCGAGAGATTCCCATAACTGTACCAGTAGTGCCAATACCTGCTACAACCATAGTAACTTTTCCTTGTGTTTGTTGCCAAATTTCTTCAGCAGTGCCATAATAATGAGCTTTCCAATTATATGGGTTATTAAATTGATCCGTAAGATAATATTTTTCTGGATGTTCTCGTACAAGCTGATATACTTTTTCAATAGCTCCATCTGTCCCTAAATGAGCTGGTGTTAAAAGAAGTTCTGCACCATAAGCTTGTAAAATGCGTTTTCGCTCTGCACTTA
This genomic window from Candidatus Desulfofervidus auxilii contains:
- a CDS encoding phosphoribosylanthranilate isomerase; this translates as MRIKVKICGLTRLEDAFFATSLGAHALGFIFYSKSPRYINPEKAKEIIDQLPPFVQVVGVFVNEEKEKIKKIAQFCNLNLIQLHGNESPEFCETLGLPCIKAFSVKDKESLKFLSVYKGKVKGILLDTYKKGKFGGTGETFDWNLAIEAKALGMPLILAGGLKPENVKKAINIVKPFAIDVNSGIEKAPGIKDKYLMERLFKEIQDEIA
- a CDS encoding homocysteine biosynthesis protein, with the protein product MKTIEEINAKIKKGKVVVVTAEEIIEVVKEKGVKKTLQEVDVVTTGTFSPMCSSGILLNLKSSVSLMKLGGGEVYLNSVPAYCGLAAADIYLGATALPEDDPRNKVYPGEFKYGGGHVIEELVAGKDIKIEAYAYGTHCYPRTEYTGFINIHSLNNAFLLNPRNVYQNYNVAVNLSHKVFYTYMGVLLPRLGNANYATAGQLSPLFNDPYGKTIGIGTRIFLGGGIGYVIWYGTQHRSKVPRTNKGIPTRPAGTLALIGNLKQMNSYWLRGVSLKGYGVSLAVGVGIPIPLLDEEILYYTLVTNEDIHMPVVDYGEAYPQGKEEVLEEVTYAELQSGEVEIGGKKVPTGSLSSYARAREVAEILKRWIKEGRFTLTQPSVSLEELGVSYG
- a CDS encoding sulfide-dependent adenosine diphosphate thiazole synthase, which codes for MPLNEIKITQAIIERFMEKLKSCLDLDVAIVGAGPSGMVASYYLAKEGYKVAIFERKLSIGGGMWGGGMMFNQIVVQKKAKRILDEFGVNNVHYEEDYFTADAIEAATVICARACQVGVKIFNCISVEDVVVRENRVCGLVINWSPVETTGLHVDPLVIHARYIVDATGHDTEVIKVIERKTEGKLFTPTGKIMGEMSLWAEIAETNTVENTKEAYPGVFVAGMAANATFGSYRMGPIFGGMLLSGERVAQLIHERLKNEK
- the cysS gene encoding cysteine--tRNA ligase codes for the protein MPIVKVYKSFLELIGNTPLVEIRRLNSNPKVTILAKLEMFNPGGSIKDRVALAMIEGAEKSGELTKEKTIIEATSGNTGIGLAMVAAIKGYKLLLAMSESVSAERKRILQAYGAELLLTPAHLGTDGAIEKVYQLVREHPEKYYLTDQFNNPYNWKAHYYGTAEEIWQQTQGKVTMVVAGIGTTGTVMGISRRLKEYNPNIKIVGVEPYPGEEIPGLKNLKESYVPGIYDKRFLDEKVNVSLEDAISITRKLAKEEGILAGISSGAAMFAALEKAKSLNRGVIVVIFPDGGERYLSTALFIEKPTLTLRLYNTLTRKKEFLKPIIPEKILMYTCGPTVHDIPHLGVCRRLVVADLLRRYLEFKGIKVKHIVNITDIDDKTINKAQQEGKPLQEITSFYTQEFLKVTKVLGIKPADHYPKASEHIEEMVNITKELLKKGYAYEKHHSVYFNIARFKNYGKLSRINLNKIKVGLTVDLDSYEKEDPRDFTLFKRCTLSELKAGIFYDTEWGKVRPGWHIECVAMAIKYLDKTIDIHTSGKDLIFPHNENEIAIAEALTGKPFVHYWIHTELVFVDGKKMSRSAGNYITVFDLLKDGYTEKEIRYFLLATHYRKPLNFSHQALKAIKQSLSRLNNFILLLHQPVHGKGYEKTSEILKEMEQRFVKALDDDLNISAALAAIFSFINKINPIFWQQGLSQSDKEKILKSFKKLDMVLNIMDFTPIHIDEELLSMIREREEARKRKDWVKADAIRNFLLSKGIEIIDTPYGPLWRHREKT
- the guaB gene encoding IMP dehydrogenase; this encodes MDIKEALTFDDVLLVPAYSEVLPKEVDVSTYLTPRIRLNIPILSAAMDTVTEARTAISLAREGGIGIIHRNMSIEKQALEVEKVKKSESGMIVDPVTVEPEQKIYKVLEIMKEYRISGVPVVRGKKLVGIVTNRDLRFETNLEKTVEEVMTKENLITVRPGISLEQAKEILHKHRIEKLLVVDEKGNLCGLITIKDIMKLKKYPNACKDELGRLRVGAAIGVGPDWEKRLDALIKAHVDVVVIDVAHGHSKKVIETVRSIKANFPDVEVIAGNVATEEGAESLIKAGADAVKVGVGPGSICTTRVVAGVGVPQITAIMDAVKAGRKYNIPIIADGGIKFSGDITKAIAAGANAVMIGSLFAGTEESPGETILYQGRTYKLYRGMGSLGALKEGFSDRYMQSLETKEFKYTLEESIPSTKFVPEGIEGRVPYRGPLAGIVYQLVGGLRAGMGYLGCRNIKELQTKAKFVKITTAGLRESHVHDVIIVREAPNYQLERGV
- the trpC gene encoding indole-3-glycerol phosphate synthase TrpC, whose amino-acid sequence is MSVIEKIISHKRKEIEQLKKDKPLDKIVTSFNLYPNRKFSAAISQNNKINIIAELKKASPSLGIIRADFDPINIAHIYEEGGAVAISVLTEKKFFCGDISFLPDVKMAVNLPILRKDFIIDSYQIYESKLYGADAILLITSILSLNKLKEFITLIYDLGMEALVEIHNEADLEKALKADAKIIGINNRDLKTLKVDLKTSLKLVSKIPKEKIKVAESGINNSKDILTLKNAGFQAFLIGTSFMKAKDIKAKLKEFLTICE
- the trpB gene encoding tryptophan synthase subunit beta, which gives rise to MKLPDRKGHFGIYGGKYVPETLMPLLTELERAYKEAKKDKNFKKTLQYYLTTYAGRPTPLYFAKNLTEYLGGAKIYLKREDLTHTGAHKINNTIGQALLAKRMGKKRVIAETGAGQHGVATATACALLGLECVIYMGEEDTRRQAMNVFRMKLLGADVITVRQGTCTLKDAINEAIRDWVTNVRTTYYLIGSVVGPHPYPMIVRDFQSIIGQETKQQILKIEGRLPDYIIACVGGGSNAMGIFYPFRKEKIKLIGVEAAGLGLDKGMHSATLCAGKPGILHGAMSYLLQTEDGQIQPTHSIAPGLDYPGVGPEHSYFKDKKLAFYDTITDEEALEAFHLLSRIEGIIPALESAHAVAYATKLASKLDKEKIIIINLSGRGDKDLEIVFKRVKEGNENH
- a CDS encoding lytic murein transglycosylase, with product MRKLFMLFLLFTIFLSKGECNSDFNRLKERLIADGFDKKIIEKFYSHPKAKFLPQVIKIYSTYRESKLNYKHFLNKCFIFMGQKYLKQYQNTFSKVYKQYGVDPNIIVALLIIETKLGTYNGKYTVFNVLSSLAISEKFKKRAKWAYKELKAFLRYVIKYNLDPFSIKGSFAGAFGIPQFMPSSLWKFGQDGDDDGIIDLYNHHDAIMSVANYLKASGWKEDLSEEEKKKVLLHYNWSIYYVNTVLELSKKLKNSQYLSSSQTKSYTKF
- a CDS encoding 4Fe-4S dicluster domain-containing protein gives rise to the protein MVKRKYLLVFPPQVVEQPITYHLIHDYHLVINILKASVTPGKKGKLTVEVEGEEENLREAMNYLASLKVEIRPVIEGIKWLEERCVHCTACVPGCPGQCFVVNRETMHVSFIEERCIGCKHCLSVCAYGAIILMEEENMT
- the trpA gene encoding tryptophan synthase subunit alpha, whose protein sequence is MKTIKQVFRNLKKQGRRALIPYITAGDPDLETTKRLILTVAQSGGDILELGVPFSDPLADGPTIQAASQRALKSGTNLKEILKLIKEIRPHTEIPIVLMSYYNPLLQYGLERLAQEAVKAGINGFIVPDLTPEEADKWIKICRIYHLDTIFLIAPTTPLSRARKIVQKSQGFIYYVSVTGVTGARDKLPSDIIQNLNQLKRITKKPIAVGFGISSPEHVKMLIHYADGIIVGSAIVKIIGNSKNTNQILKKVSTFIKSLSQATKL